The Mycobacterium avium subsp. avium genomic sequence GCGCTGGGCGACCCGCCCGACTACGAGCCCACCCCGGACCGCACCGTCGCGGCCATCGCCGAGGCGCGCGGCGAGGACCCGCTGGCGACCCTGTACGACCTGATGCTCGAGGCCGACGCGACCAACATGCTGATGCTGCCGCTGTTCAACTACGCCGACGGCAACTGCGACGCCATCCGCGAGATGCTCCTGCATCCCGCCGGGGTGCTGGGGCTCTCCGACGGCGGCGCGCACTGCGGCATGATCTGCGACGCCTCCTATCCCACCTTCCTGCTCACCCACTGGGCGCGCGACCGCAGCCGCGGCGACAAGCTGGCGTTGGAGTACGTGATCCGCAAGCAGTCCCGCGACACCGCCCACCTGTTCGGGCTCACCGACCGCGGCACGATCGAGCCCGGCAAGAAGGCCGACATCAACGTGATCGACATGGACGCGCTGCGCCTGCACCCCGCGGCGATGGCCTTCGACCTGCCGGCCGGCGGCAACCGGATCCTGCAGGGCGCCAGCGGTTATGCGGCGACCATCGTCAGCGGGACCGTGACCCGCCGCAACGACGTCGACACCGGGGCCCGGCCCGGCCGCCTGGTCCGCGGGGCGCGCTGAGGGGCGCCGCGGCGATGGCGGCGGCGGCCGGCAATCCGGCGCGCACCCGCGACGAGGATGCCATCGGCACCCCGCCGCCGGGCCCGACCCTGGTGCCCGCCGAACGCTACTACTCCCCCGCCTTCGCCGCGCTCGAGGTGGAGCGGATGTGGCCGCGGGTGTGGCAACTGGCCTGCATGGTCGATCACGTCGCGGCCCCCAGCGACTACTTCGAATACCGTTGCGGGCCATACGGTGTGCTGATCGTCCGCGGCGACGACGGCGCGCTGCGGGCGTTCCAGAACGTGTGCCGGCACCGCGGCAACTCGTTGTGCAGCGGCTCGGGTTCGGGCCTGCGGGAGCTCAAATGCCGCTATCACGGCTGGACCTGGGACCTGGCCGGCGCGCTCAAACGGGTGCCCGACCGCAAGGGCTTCGGCTCGCTGCGGCTGTCCGACTATCCGCTGATCCCGGCCCGGGTCGACACCTGGGCGGGCCTGGTCTTCGTCAACCTGGACCCCGACGCGATGCCGCTGCCCGAATACCTCGAGGCGATACCCGAGGACATCGCCTGGTGCCGGCTCGACGAATTCCGTTGCTACGCCACGCTCACCGTCGAGGTCGACGCCAACTGGAAGACCATCGCCGACGGCTACAGCGAGACCTACCACATCCAGACGTTGCATCCCGAGCTGTTGCGCTGCGTGGACGATATCCATGCGCCGCAACAGATTTGGCGGCATACCGGAAAGTCCGATCAGCCCTACGGCGTGCCGAGCCCACGTTTCGAGGGCGCGCTCAGCGACGAAGAGGTCTGGGACGCTTACGTTTCCACCCAGGGCGCGCTGATGGGTGCAGCCGAGGGCACGCCGTTTCCCGCCGCCGACCGCCGACCTGGGCAGACGGTGGCCGACCTGATCGCGGACCGCACCCGGGCCTTCGCCGCGACCCGCGGCGTCGATTTGGGCTGGGCCGACACTGATCGGATCACCCGGCTGCACCAGTACAACGCCTTTCCCAACATGACGTTTCTGACCAACGCCGACCACCTGACCGTCATGTGCTCGCGGCCCGCGCCCGACCCGGCCGCCGCGCCCGACAAGGGCGAGCTGGTGATGTTCCTGACCACCCGGATGCCGCCGGGCGCGCCGCGCACCAAGCCGACCGATGTCCGGATGAGCGCCGGGGAAGCCGAGCCCGGGCTGGTGCTCACCCAGGACATCGCGGTGCTCGCCGGCCTGCAGCGCGGCATGCACCAGCCCGGCTTCACGCATCTGGTGCTGTCCAGCGAGGAGCGGCGGGTGATCAACATGCACCGCAACCTGGAACGCTACCTGGACCTACCCGCCGCACAGCGGATGAGCGGCGGTGCCGGGACGTGACCGCCGGCCGCAGAATCCGTGTACACAACGCCAAAGCGGGCCCCGGCGATTTAGAATCCCGCTTGTGATGACCCCGTCTTACCCCTGGGGGGACGATCGAGGGCAACTTGCGCAGCAACTACGGCTGCGGTATCACACGCTCCGCCGGCGGCGCGCGCGGCGACTGTGCCACAGTTTCGAACGGGTGGGTGTTCGGACGGCGCCGGAGCGGCTGCGGGAAATGCTGGCGGGCGCGCCGCTTGCCGCTCATGAAGTGATCAACGTGAATTTCGCGTTGATCGCGATCCAGCTGAACCGGGAGGCCCGGGTCGCCCGGTACCGGCGGCTCAGGCAGCGCGGAGCCCGCTCGCTGATGTTCGCCGGGCTGATCATGGTGGTGATCAACTTCCTGATGTGCATGGCCTACCTGCTGCTCAATCTCGCGGAGCCGGCGGCGCCCCTGTAGGCCCCCGGTGGCTCGTCAGCGCGGGGCGACGATGCCGTTGTCGTAGGCGTAGACGATCGCGGCGGCCCGGTCGCGCAGATCGAGTTTGCCGAAGATCCGGCCGATGTGGCTTTTCACGGTGACCCCGGAGATGCACAGCTCGTCGGCGATCTCGCTGTTGGACAAGCCTTTTCCGATCAACGTCAACACGTCCAGCTCGCGGGTGGTCAGTTCGGCGATCGCGGCGCCGCGCGGGCCGGGCGCGGCCTTGCGGTAGGTGGTGAGCACCCGCGAGGTCACCGCGGGGTCGAGGTAGCCCTCGCCCCGGGCGACCGCCCGCACCGCGCGGATCAGTTCCTCGGCGGAGGAGTCTTTGAGCACGAAGCCCGCCGCGCCGGCGCGCAGCGCCGCGGACAACAGCTCGTCCTCGTTGAAGGTGGTCAGCGCGAGCACCGGTGGTGTGCCGCCCAGCCGGCGGGTCGCCTCGATGCCGTCGACGCGGCGCATCCGCAGGTCCATCACGACGACGTCGGGCCGGTGCGCGGCGACCGCGGCGGGCACCTCGTCGCCGTCGGCGCACTCGGCGACGATGACGAATCCGTCCTTGCGGCGCAGGATCCGGCGCAGCCCGGAACGCACCAGGTCCTGGTCGTCGACGAGCAGCACGGCGATCTCGGGGGCCGGGTCGGTCACGCCTTACCACACCACCACGGTCGCCAGGAGCCGTCGCTTTCCTGCAGCGGGATCTCGGCGCACACCGACCACCCGTCCCGGGTCGGGCCGACGTCGATGGCACCGCCTAGCAGCTCGACGCGCTGGCGCATGCCGCGCACGCCGCGCCCCTCCGGCGACCGCGCGGCCACCACCGCCGCCGGCAGTATGTTGGTGACCGCCAGCCGCGCCGACGCCGGGGAAATATCAAGCACCACACCGGCTTTCGACTCGGGCGCATGCTTGGCGATGTTGGCCAGCGACTCCTGCGTGATGCGGTACAGCGCCAGCCCCACCGCCGGCGAGACGTGATCGGTGGGTCCCTCGACGCACAGCGTGACGGCCAGGCCGGCGCGGCGGAAGCCGTCGACCAGGGACGCGACGTCGTCGAGGCCGGGTTCGGGGGTGGTCGGCGCGGCTTTGGTGGGCCAGTTGTCCAGCAGCCCGACGGTGCGGCGGATGTCGGCCATCGCCTGGCGGCCCAGCCGTTCGGCCTGCTCGAGCGCCTCCACCGCGTCGTCGACGTCGCGATCCTGCTGCAACGCCCGCCGCGCCCCCGTCACGTGCAACAGCGTGATGCTCAGCGAATGCGCGATGACGTCGTGCACCTCGCGGGCGATGCGCCGCCGCTCGTCGGCGGCGGCGTGCTCGGCCAGCATCTGCTGCGCCTCGATCTGTTCGGGCACCAGCAACCGTTGGGTGCGCATCAAGTAGCCCAGCAGCCAGGCCACCACGATGAACCCCAGGTACAACACGATCGCGTCGAGGCGGTGCAGCGCGGCCGCGGTGAGCAACAGCGCGGCCGCCGACGCGGCGGCCAGCAGGCCGCCCACCACCGAGGCCAGCGTCGCGACGACGAGGACCATCAGGACCAACAGGGCCGGCGCGAAATCGGCGCGAATGGGCGTGGACGTGCCGAACAGCGTCAGCGCGGTCGACGCCGTCCAGGTCGCCCACAACGGCCCCGGGGTCATTTTCATGTTGAAGACGAAAAACGCCACCGTGGGCGACAGCGCGATGGCGAACGCGGTCAGCGACACGGGCAGGTCGGCGGCGGGCCGCTGCAGCGTCCCGATGGTGCCGCCGAGCAGCAGGGCCGCATCGACGGCGATCAGCGACGCCCACG encodes the following:
- a CDS encoding response regulator transcription factor; amino-acid sequence: MTDPAPEIAVLLVDDQDLVRSGLRRILRRKDGFVIVAECADGDEVPAAVAAHRPDVVVMDLRMRRVDGIEATRRLGGTPPVLALTTFNEDELLSAALRAGAAGFVLKDSSAEELIRAVRAVARGEGYLDPAVTSRVLTTYRKAAPGPRGAAIAELTTRELDVLTLIGKGLSNSEIADELCISGVTVKSHIGRIFGKLDLRDRAAAIVYAYDNGIVAPR
- a CDS encoding sensor histidine kinase — protein: MLRAAICHLREQLRRRGELIPVGLTWASLIAVDAALLLGGTIGTLQRPAADLPVSLTAFAIALSPTVAFFVFNMKMTPGPLWATWTASTALTLFGTSTPIRADFAPALLVLMVLVVATLASVVGGLLAAASAAALLLTAAALHRLDAIVLYLGFIVVAWLLGYLMRTQRLLVPEQIEAQQMLAEHAAADERRRIAREVHDVIAHSLSITLLHVTGARRALQQDRDVDDAVEALEQAERLGRQAMADIRRTVGLLDNWPTKAAPTTPEPGLDDVASLVDGFRRAGLAVTLCVEGPTDHVSPAVGLALYRITQESLANIAKHAPESKAGVVLDISPASARLAVTNILPAAVVAARSPEGRGVRGMRQRVELLGGAIDVGPTRDGWSVCAEIPLQESDGSWRPWWCGKA
- a CDS encoding aromatic ring-hydroxylating oxygenase subunit alpha, coding for MAAAAGNPARTRDEDAIGTPPPGPTLVPAERYYSPAFAALEVERMWPRVWQLACMVDHVAAPSDYFEYRCGPYGVLIVRGDDGALRAFQNVCRHRGNSLCSGSGSGLRELKCRYHGWTWDLAGALKRVPDRKGFGSLRLSDYPLIPARVDTWAGLVFVNLDPDAMPLPEYLEAIPEDIAWCRLDEFRCYATLTVEVDANWKTIADGYSETYHIQTLHPELLRCVDDIHAPQQIWRHTGKSDQPYGVPSPRFEGALSDEEVWDAYVSTQGALMGAAEGTPFPAADRRPGQTVADLIADRTRAFAATRGVDLGWADTDRITRLHQYNAFPNMTFLTNADHLTVMCSRPAPDPAAAPDKGELVMFLTTRMPPGAPRTKPTDVRMSAGEAEPGLVLTQDIAVLAGLQRGMHQPGFTHLVLSSEERRVINMHRNLERYLDLPAAQRMSGGAGT